The Gouania willdenowi chromosome 7, fGouWil2.1, whole genome shotgun sequence genome includes a window with the following:
- the dag1 gene encoding LOW QUALITY PROTEIN: dystroglycan 1 (The sequence of the model RefSeq protein was modified relative to this genomic sequence to represent the inferred CDS: inserted 2 bases in 1 codon) — translation MWPLQWFIDICXMHCKRPAMSCVDAGRSRLLSCRTISLLLGLLATMVPCAVPEQHETIVEMIPMELEASMQSSVLFELQEAASSVGEGLPPAVPNSSAKNGVVHAAIPDSSAIVGQVFQFKVPLEPDYAGCNIHLTEMGKETLPSWLYWNKESCILMGLALEQDKGVYHIEVSAEDEIEKMKSLAGPSTVFSIEVYPEERADTEPALLTLQSDTNGFQPFTCGSEEPVTVLTVILDADLTKMAAEQRVNLLCFMTKFSHVPLEHMRVVPVVNNRLFDMSAFMAGPGNAKKVVENGALLSWKVGCALDQGSVPDISSVQTSAKDGTMSARLGYPVVGWHIVNKKPLGVKRVRRQLYNTPTPVPSLLPPTVYQEPHSRIIPTPTSPSIALATDSSAPPVRGPLPLPIKPTMRVKDQIAHTPVFGPPQPTRVLGTTSTMPIQPTMTRPTFVEATAVPTQPSVTKRPRPTATRKTKKPKTTTPSSREPKFTTAKPTKYTTPLSFAPDSNQNPEIRNPIDQVTAWVGTYFEVKIAPDAFFDREDGTTDKLRLTLKRTPKETVSETSWIQFNSTIQLLYGLPDEQHEGNHEYFMLATDKGGKSIMDAFEVRVQRWSINDKPAVRFAARFHGDPKTLSNDVHKKILLTKKLAYAFGDRNSSTVTLRNITRGSIVVEWTNNSLPQNPCPKDQITILSNRISDPQGTPKLAFIKAMEPEFKPINISIRGTNKCQSYIFIPPGEVIAPVLPTATSSPDIGWRSSDDVYLHTVIPAVVVAALLLIAGIIAMVCYRKKRKGKMTIEEQATFIKKGVPIIFADELDDSKSPPSSSIPLILQEEKPPLPPPEYPNMAGPHSTLLNQDLLEEYSIYQDDDPNAPPYQPPPPFTVPIEGKGSRPKNMTSYRSPPPYVPP, via the exons ATGTGGCCTCTCCAGTGGTTCATAGACATCTG TATGCACTGTAAACGGCCAGCCATGAGCTGCGTAGATGCTGGGAGGAGCAGGCTTCTCTCATGCAGGACTATCTCTCTGCTATTGGGGCTTCTGGCCACCATGGTCCCGTGTGCCGTGCCTGAGCAGCATGAAACAATAGTGGAGATGATACCTATGGAACTCGAAGCTTCCATGCAGTCGTCTGTGCTTTTTGAGCTACAGGAGGCAGCATCGTCAGTTGGTGAAGGGCTGCCTCCAGCTGTCCCAAATTCCTCTGCAAAGAATGGGGTAGTGCACGCTGCCATTCCAGACTCTTCTGCGATTGTGGGCCAGGTGTTCCAATTCAAGGTCCCTCTAGAGCCTGATTATGCAGGCTGCAACATCCAT CTCACTGAGATGGGTAAGGAAACTTTACCATCCTGGCTGTACTGGAACAAAGAAAGCTGTATTCTCATGGGCTTGGCTCTGGAGCAAGATAAAGGTGTGTATCATATCGAGGTATCAGCCGAGGATGAAATCGAGAAGATGAAAAGCCTTGCCGGTCCCAGCACAGTCTTCTCTATTGAAGTATACCCAGAAGAACGGGCGGATACTGAGCCTGCCCTGCTCACGCTACAGTCTGATACCAACGGCTTCCAGCCTTTCACCTGTGGCTCAGAGGAGCCTGTCACTGTTCTCACTGTCATTTTGGATGCTGATTTGACAAAGATGGCAGCTGAACAGAGGGTGAATCTACTTTGTTTTATGACAAAGTTCTCTCATGTGCCTCTGGAGCACATGAGGGTGGTCCCTGTTGTAAACAATCGCCTTTTCGACATGTCAGCGTTCATGGCTGGTCCAGGAAATGCCAAGAAAGTGGTGGAGAATGGAGCTCTACTGTCATGGAAAGTTGGTTGTGCCCTTGATCAGGGCAGCGTACCTGACATTAGTAGTGTGCAAACCTCAGCGAAGGATGGCACTATGTCAGCTAGACTTGGATATCCGGTTGTCGGTTGGCACATTGTCAACAAAAAACCACTTGGAGTAAAGCGGGTCAGACGTCAGTTATATAACACTCCTACTCCTGTTCCCTCCCTTCTACCTCCAACTGTCTATCAAGAGCCTCATTCTCGAATAATTCCCACTCCAACTTCTCCATCAATTGCCCTGGCAACTGATAGCTCTGCTCCTCCAGTACGTGGTCCTTTGCCTCTTCCTATAAAGCCAACTATGCGAGTCAAAGATCAGATAGCCCATACACCTGTATTTGGACCCCCACAACCTACCAGAGTATTAGGAACTACAAGCACCATGCCAATTCAGCCTACCATGACTCGGCCTACATTTGTCGAGGCCACTGCTGTGCCAACACAACCTAGCGTCACTAAAAGACCCAGACCCACTGCTACAAGGAAAACCAAGAAACCCAAAACCACTACCCCTTCTTCTCGTGAACCAAAGTTCACTACTGCTAAACCAACTAAGTACACAACTCCTCTGTCCTTTGCTCCAGACTCCAATCAAAATCCAGAAATCCGCAACCCCATTGATCAGGTTACTGCCTGGGTGGGGACATACTTTGAGGTAAAGATTGCTCCTGATGCCTTTTTTGACAGAGAGGATGGTACTACTGACAAGCTACGGTTGACTTTGAAGAGGACACCCAAGGAGACAGTGAGTGAAACCTCGTGGATCCAATTCAACAGCACTATCCAGCTTTTGTACGGTCTTCCAGATGAGCAGCATGAGGGTAATCATGAGTACTTCATGTTAGCTACTGATAAAGGTGGAAAGAGCATCATGGATGCATTTGAGGTTCGAGTACAGCGCTGGTCAATTAATGACAAACCAGCTGTTAGGTTTGCAGCTCGTTTTCATGGGGATCCCAAAACCTTAAGCAATGATGTTCATAAGAAGATTCTTCTAACCAAAAAGTTGGCCTATGCCTTCGGAGATCGCAATAGCAGCACAGTGACCCTACGGAATATTACCCGAGGTTCCATTGTTGTAGAATGGACCAATAACAGTCTGCCACAGAACCCCTGCCCAAAGGACCAAATTACAATTCTCAGCAACAGGATCTCTGATCCCCAAGGGACACCTAAGTTAGCCTTCATTAAAGCCATGGAGCCTGAATTCAAGCCCATTAATATCTCTATTCGTGGCACCAATAAATGTCAGAGCTATATATTCATTCCACCTGGAGAAGTGATAGCCCCTGTGCTTCCTACAGCTACATCTTCACCTGATATAGGTTGGAGAAGCAGTGATGATGTTTATCTACACACCGTTATTCCTGCTGTGGTGGTAGCAGCACTGCTGCTCATAGCAGGGATTATTGCTATGGTCTGCTACCGCAAGAAGCGCAAAGGAAAAATGACCATTGAAGAGCAAGCCACTTTCATCAAGAAGGGAGTTCCTATCATATTTGCTGATGAGTTGGATGATTCTAAGTCACCCCCATCCTCCAGTATCCCTCTCATTCTTCAGGAGGAAAAGCCCCCACTTCCACCTCCAGAATACCCGAACATGGCTGGCCCCCACAGCACACTACTCAACCAGGATTTGCTGGAAGAGTATTCAATTTATCAGGATGACGATCCCAATGCCCCACCATATCAGCCACCACCGCCATTTACTGTCCCAATTGAGGGCAAAGGCTCTCGGCCCAAGAACATGACCTCGTACAGGTCACCCCCTCCCTATGTGCCCCCCTAA